One genomic window of Psychrobacter cibarius includes the following:
- the mutS gene encoding DNA mismatch repair protein MutS produces MTAKPSAQNLNAEKPTPSKYAISKQQTATPLTSDQLMVGDTVYHLADHTPMMVQYLTMKANYPQALLLYRMGDFYELFFDDAKRAAQILEITLTRRGTDKAGNTIAMAGVPFHAADSYMARLIAAGQTVVVCEQIDESATGTDNTNNPSNAPTMGDKQKKDKSKSAAGSIMRREVIKTLTAGTITDDALIAPNHTPTVVAIDIEIPKSNSKQPVQAAISQMDLAAGTLTTQTLSASYNNSPDDVKNLQTQMLTVLARFAPSECIVSEALNDRIGEDWTLWLRQHLDCPIIEVAANDFHRVHASATLCQQFDVQRLDGLGINDALLAQSSCAALIHYARQTQQRHVPQLNQLIVEYSDDYLIIDANSQQNLELFTPVSSNGTSLISVLNHCQTPMGRRLLVQQMKRPLRQHARINLRLDAITSLLNTDKQSEQSSGNISLVTRLRETLNAIGDMERISSRIGLMSAKPRDLRKLAEGIASSAQLTTLLTNAGIRHEQAGLLPMLMQQLPAQLPAIHSVAELIERAIIAEPPAHIRDGGMLAAGYDAEFDRLTHLHDNIQVTLDEMVERARLESQLPSLKVGFNKVSGFYFELPKMQAKNAPAHFIRRQTLKSSERFITDELKTVETEYLSAQSLALTREKQLYHELLTELSNHLADLQQLSTAVAQIDVLSNWAQLATIYNWQRPVMNNNSENTDRSNTGSQTSIDIKAGRHVVVEAALNPVRNHSNTPAKHSSHFVANDCALGSDENPERLLMITGPNMGGKSTYMRQTALIVLLAHCGSFVPAARAHIGDIDRIFTRIGSADDLAGGKSTFMVEMIETANILNQATNKSLVLMDEVGRGTATTDGLAIAHACVNRLVEIGCLTLFATHYFELTKLAENYKESSSSNDKLIRNVHVAASEIDGQLLLLHQIKDGAASSSFGLHVAKMAGIPTQVLDDAKRYLADNLKLDPSRVENVRTLDDKNELAKSVNDKCDHMNGHEIEKTDIKTTNQSQIMTYIPQQNQLFSLQDELSAIDPDTLTPKQAHDLLYHLKKIISH; encoded by the coding sequence ATGACCGCTAAGCCATCCGCTCAAAACCTTAACGCCGAAAAACCTACTCCGTCAAAGTACGCAATATCAAAACAACAGACCGCGACACCTTTGACCTCTGATCAGTTGATGGTAGGCGATACCGTTTATCACTTGGCAGATCATACGCCAATGATGGTGCAATATCTAACCATGAAAGCCAACTATCCACAAGCGTTACTGCTGTACCGCATGGGTGATTTTTATGAGTTATTCTTTGATGATGCCAAGCGCGCGGCACAAATATTAGAAATCACCTTGACTCGCCGTGGTACGGATAAAGCGGGCAATACCATTGCCATGGCAGGTGTGCCTTTTCATGCGGCCGATAGCTACATGGCAAGGTTGATAGCTGCTGGGCAAACCGTCGTTGTGTGTGAGCAAATTGACGAATCAGCCACTGGCACTGACAACACGAATAACCCGTCCAATGCTCCGACGATGGGCGATAAGCAGAAAAAAGATAAAAGCAAATCTGCTGCTGGCAGTATTATGCGCCGTGAAGTGATTAAAACGCTGACCGCAGGGACAATTACTGATGATGCTTTAATTGCGCCCAATCATACGCCAACTGTGGTCGCCATTGATATCGAAATACCTAAATCGAACAGCAAACAACCTGTGCAAGCTGCCATTAGCCAAATGGATTTAGCTGCTGGAACACTAACGACGCAAACGCTGAGTGCCAGCTATAATAATAGCCCTGATGATGTCAAAAATTTGCAAACGCAAATGCTGACGGTGCTGGCACGCTTTGCGCCTAGTGAATGTATCGTTAGCGAAGCACTTAACGACCGTATCGGCGAAGATTGGACGCTGTGGCTACGTCAACATCTCGACTGTCCGATTATCGAAGTGGCGGCCAATGACTTCCACCGTGTTCATGCCAGCGCAACCCTTTGCCAGCAGTTTGACGTGCAACGCCTCGACGGACTAGGAATCAATGACGCACTTCTTGCCCAATCTAGCTGTGCAGCGCTCATACATTATGCGCGGCAAACTCAGCAGCGTCATGTGCCACAACTTAATCAGCTGATCGTTGAGTACAGTGACGATTATTTAATTATCGATGCCAATAGTCAGCAAAATCTTGAGCTATTTACACCCGTTAGCAGTAATGGAACCTCATTAATATCGGTGCTCAATCATTGTCAAACGCCGATGGGTCGACGCTTACTCGTGCAGCAAATGAAACGCCCACTGCGTCAGCATGCGCGTATCAATTTGCGCTTAGATGCGATAACCAGTTTGTTAAATACTGATAAACAGTCTGAGCAAAGCTCGGGAAATATCTCATTAGTTACCAGATTGCGCGAAACCTTAAACGCTATTGGCGATATGGAACGTATTAGTAGCCGTATTGGGCTAATGAGTGCTAAACCGCGTGACCTGCGTAAACTTGCTGAGGGTATTGCTAGTAGCGCCCAGCTTACGACGCTACTGACGAATGCAGGTATTCGCCATGAACAAGCAGGACTGTTGCCGATGCTAATGCAACAATTGCCTGCGCAGTTACCTGCCATACATTCCGTCGCTGAGCTGATTGAGCGAGCTATTATCGCAGAACCACCTGCCCATATTCGTGATGGCGGCATGCTCGCCGCAGGCTATGATGCTGAGTTTGATCGCCTGACTCATCTGCATGACAATATCCAAGTGACATTGGATGAGATGGTAGAGCGCGCGCGTTTAGAGAGCCAATTACCCAGCCTAAAAGTAGGCTTTAATAAGGTCAGCGGCTTTTATTTTGAATTACCTAAAATGCAAGCAAAGAATGCACCAGCACATTTTATCCGTCGGCAAACGCTGAAGAGCAGTGAGCGATTTATCACTGACGAGTTAAAGACTGTCGAAACCGAATATCTAAGCGCGCAAAGCTTAGCATTAACTCGTGAAAAGCAGCTGTATCACGAACTCTTAACTGAACTCAGCAACCATTTAGCCGACCTGCAACAACTAAGCACTGCGGTTGCGCAAATAGATGTGCTCAGTAATTGGGCGCAGCTGGCAACTATTTATAATTGGCAGCGTCCAGTCATGAATAATAATTCAGAGAATACAGATAGATCCAATACTGGCAGTCAAACCAGTATCGATATCAAAGCAGGTCGTCATGTCGTCGTCGAAGCCGCACTAAATCCTGTTCGTAACCACAGCAACACTCCTGCCAAGCATAGCAGCCATTTTGTCGCTAATGATTGTGCACTAGGCAGTGATGAAAACCCTGAAAGACTGTTGATGATTACTGGGCCTAATATGGGTGGTAAATCAACCTATATGCGCCAAACCGCGCTGATTGTTCTACTCGCTCATTGCGGTAGCTTTGTGCCAGCAGCGCGTGCACATATTGGTGATATCGACCGTATCTTTACCCGTATTGGCTCAGCTGATGATTTGGCGGGCGGTAAATCAACCTTTATGGTAGAGATGATTGAAACGGCTAATATTCTCAATCAAGCAACCAATAAATCGCTGGTACTGATGGATGAAGTCGGACGCGGCACAGCGACCACTGACGGTTTAGCCATTGCCCACGCTTGCGTTAATCGATTGGTCGAGATTGGCTGCCTGACGTTATTTGCCACCCACTACTTTGAGCTGACAAAATTGGCGGAAAACTATAAAGAAAGCAGTAGCAGCAATGACAAACTTATCCGCAACGTCCATGTCGCTGCCAGTGAAATCGACGGTCAACTGTTACTACTGCATCAAATCAAAGATGGTGCAGCAAGCTCTAGTTTTGGTCTGCATGTGGCAAAAATGGCAGGGATTCCTACCCAAGTACTGGATGATGCCAAGCGCTACTTAGCAGATAACTTAAAATTAGACCCTAGCAGGGTAGAAAACGTGAGAACTCTTGATGACAAAAATGAATTAGCTAAGTCAGTAAATGATAAATGCGATCATATGAATGGTCATGAAATAGAGAAAACGGATATAAAAACCACCAATCAATCTCAAATAATGACTTATATTCCACAACAAAATCAGCTGTTTAGCTTACAGGATGAGCTAAGTGCGATTGATCCTGATACCTTAACGCCAAAGCAAGCTCATGATTTACTCTATCATTTGAAGAAAATCATTAGTCATTAA
- a CDS encoding DsbC family protein — protein MSSPIAKNTFAQNRFSRNNLSRFMMSALLVVVAAGCSNNAADATSNTSIVNNTDAKTSTSNVSADSDAAVVKALQANLNTSGIEENIISAVPTDMDGIYWVTAEGLPSFFTDKSGKHIIQGQIIAVGEALPVDISAALVASTAQEALKAVDKKDMVIYPAIGETKSVVYAFTDADCGYCRKLHEEMDDINARGIEVRYLAWPRSQESVPKMEAIWCSQDRKAAMNQGKMGADVQAPSCASPVQEHMALGAKLGVRGTPAIFTESGQQVGGYLPAAELAQAVGAS, from the coding sequence ATGTCATCCCCGATTGCAAAAAACACCTTTGCTCAAAACCGCTTTTCTCGAAATAATTTATCTCGCTTTATGATGAGTGCACTGCTTGTTGTGGTTGCTGCGGGCTGCTCAAACAATGCAGCAGATGCGACCAGCAACACCAGTATCGTCAATAATACCGATGCTAAAACCAGTACAAGTAACGTATCCGCTGATAGCGATGCTGCCGTGGTAAAGGCGTTGCAGGCGAATTTAAATACGTCCGGTATTGAAGAAAATATCATTTCAGCCGTACCAACAGATATGGATGGTATTTATTGGGTCACAGCGGAAGGACTGCCTTCTTTCTTTACTGATAAGTCTGGCAAACACATTATCCAAGGTCAGATTATTGCTGTTGGCGAGGCTCTGCCTGTCGATATCAGTGCGGCATTGGTTGCTAGTACCGCACAAGAAGCACTAAAAGCCGTCGATAAAAAAGACATGGTGATTTATCCAGCCATAGGCGAAACGAAGTCAGTGGTCTATGCCTTTACCGATGCAGACTGTGGTTATTGTCGTAAACTGCATGAAGAGATGGATGATATCAATGCACGTGGTATCGAAGTACGTTATTTGGCATGGCCGCGCAGTCAGGAATCGGTGCCAAAAATGGAAGCCATTTGGTGTAGTCAAGATCGTAAGGCGGCCATGAATCAAGGAAAAATGGGCGCTGATGTACAAGCGCCTAGCTGTGCCAGCCCTGTACAAGAACACATGGCACTGGGTGCAAAACTTGGCGTGCGTGGTACTCCCGCTATCTTTACAGAATCTGGTCAGCAAGTAGGCGGCTATCTACCTGCGGCGGAGTTGGCTCAAGCTGTCGGTGCTAGCTAA
- a CDS encoding thiolase family protein — protein sequence MSNDAIVILNGARTPMGGFQGALKDMSATELGGAAIKAAVERSGVAVDSIDEVIMGCILTAGLGQGPARQAMRNAGLSDATGAVTINKLCGSGLKAVMQAHDGIKAGSFNVAVAGGMESMTNAPYIMPGSRGGYRMGHKEVKDHMFLDGLEDAETGKLMGMFAQEMADEKGYTREQMDAFAIESLNRALTAIKDDHFKDEITPVTFKTRKGEQTVDTDEQPALANAERIPTLRPAFAKDGTITAANASSISDGAAAVVVMKESQAKAEGLDYQARIVATASNSRHPSEFTIAPIGAIEKVLASAGWSVADVDLWEINEAFAMVTMAAMDELKIDHAKVNVEGGACALGHPVGCSGARILITLINSLKRTGGKKGVATLCIGGGEAVAVAIELA from the coding sequence ATGTCAAATGATGCAATTGTAATTTTAAACGGCGCACGTACCCCAATGGGCGGCTTCCAAGGCGCACTAAAAGATATGAGCGCAACGGAACTTGGTGGTGCTGCTATTAAAGCCGCTGTCGAACGCTCAGGTGTGGCAGTCGATAGTATTGATGAAGTCATTATGGGCTGTATCTTGACCGCAGGCTTGGGTCAAGGTCCTGCGCGTCAAGCGATGCGTAATGCAGGTTTATCTGATGCAACTGGCGCTGTCACTATTAACAAGCTTTGTGGTTCAGGGCTAAAAGCAGTCATGCAAGCACATGACGGCATCAAAGCAGGTAGTTTCAATGTGGCAGTCGCTGGTGGCATGGAATCAATGACTAATGCGCCATACATTATGCCAGGGTCACGTGGCGGCTACCGTATGGGACATAAAGAAGTCAAAGATCATATGTTCCTAGACGGTTTGGAAGATGCTGAAACTGGCAAACTGATGGGTATGTTCGCACAGGAAATGGCCGATGAAAAAGGCTATACCCGTGAGCAAATGGATGCGTTTGCTATAGAATCGCTAAATCGTGCGCTCACTGCTATCAAAGACGACCACTTCAAAGATGAAATCACGCCAGTGACTTTTAAAACCCGTAAAGGCGAGCAAACCGTCGATACCGATGAGCAACCAGCGCTTGCTAATGCCGAGCGTATCCCTACTCTACGTCCAGCCTTCGCCAAAGATGGCACCATCACGGCAGCAAATGCCAGCTCAATCTCAGACGGTGCGGCAGCGGTTGTGGTCATGAAAGAATCGCAAGCGAAAGCTGAAGGCCTTGATTATCAAGCGCGTATCGTTGCAACCGCATCAAACTCTCGTCACCCAAGCGAATTTACCATTGCTCCGATTGGTGCAATTGAAAAAGTATTGGCTAGTGCTGGTTGGTCAGTCGCTGATGTTGACCTATGGGAAATCAACGAAGCGTTTGCAATGGTAACCATGGCGGCGATGGACGAGCTAAAAATCGACCATGCCAAAGTAAACGTTGAAGGTGGCGCTTGTGCACTCGGTCATCCAGTAGGCTGTTCAGGTGCTCGTATCTTGATCACGCTTATCAACTCTCTCAAGCGTACTGGCGGCAAAAAAGGGGTTGCGACACTTTGTATTGGTGGCGGTGAAGCCGTGGCTGTTGCTATTGAACTTGCTTAA
- the secA gene encoding preprotein translocase subunit SecA — protein MLSKIIGSVVGTKNDRELKRMRKVVSKINAQEAAVQALSDEQLQQKTEEFKARHQQGESLDALLPEAFAVCREASLRVNGMRHYDVQLIGGITLHEGKIAEMKTGEGKTLMGTLAMYLNAISGKGVHLVTVNDYLAARDAELNRPLFGFLGMTVGVIYSQQPPQEKIDAYQADITYGTNNEYGFDYLRDNMVFSLKEKKQRPLNFCIIDEIDSILIDEARTPLIISGQAEDSSRMYALINTIIPVLIRSKDEEANKNNEEEDFWIDEKNRQIEISEKGYEKIERFLIEVGELGENESLYSPSRLPLLAHVQAAIRAHHVFVKNVHYIVDDGEVVIVDENTGRTMPGRRWSEGLHQAVEAKENVEIQAENQTLATTTFQNYFRLYEKLSGMTGTADTEAAEFKSTYDLDVIVIPTHEPIARIDMDDQIFLTKLGKYKGIIREIKEIQAKGAPVLVGTATIEASEELSYLLDQEGVKHNVLNAKQHEREAEIIAQAGSPKAVTIATNMAGRGTDIILGGNWQSFIEDIDSVSPEEMARLKAEWQVKHDQVVAAGGLHIIGSERHESRRIDNQLRGRAGRQGDPGMSRFFLSLEDDLMRIFAGDRVVNMMRAMGLKEDEAIEHKMVSKSIENAQGKVESRDFDARKNLLKYDDVANEQRKVIYGQRDDLLAEMDLLEAIEIMHEEVYNAMINQFIPPGSIDDQWNIDGLEDELENEFKIAMPINDWLDEDRRLDEEGLRAKIIQTAIDRYHSRREQMGEKDAAQLERHFMLQSLDKHWKEHLTQMDQLRKGIHLRGYAQKNPEQEYKRESFELFQMMLGAIKSETVQDLSRVHIPTKEELEALEIQQRENAAHMQMQFEHSDIDNMDSGAEKAAAQNRNLAGSAVAGAMVGSGSNANEADPYAGMNISRNAPCPCGSGLKYKQCHGKI, from the coding sequence ATGTTATCAAAGATTATAGGCAGTGTGGTTGGCACTAAAAATGACCGCGAATTAAAGCGCATGCGCAAAGTGGTCAGCAAAATCAACGCACAAGAGGCTGCGGTACAAGCCCTGTCTGATGAGCAATTACAACAAAAAACCGAAGAGTTTAAAGCACGACACCAACAAGGTGAAAGCTTAGATGCACTACTACCAGAAGCGTTTGCCGTCTGCCGTGAAGCGTCATTACGCGTCAATGGTATGCGTCATTATGATGTGCAGCTGATCGGTGGTATCACCTTGCACGAAGGCAAAATCGCTGAGATGAAAACGGGCGAAGGTAAAACCTTGATGGGTACCTTGGCTATGTACCTAAATGCTATCAGTGGTAAAGGTGTCCATCTGGTCACGGTCAACGATTATTTGGCGGCACGTGATGCTGAATTGAACCGTCCATTATTTGGCTTTTTGGGCATGACCGTCGGTGTCATTTATTCACAACAACCGCCGCAAGAAAAAATCGACGCTTATCAAGCGGATATCACTTACGGTACCAATAACGAATACGGCTTTGATTATCTGCGCGATAACATGGTCTTTAGTTTAAAAGAGAAAAAGCAGCGCCCGTTAAACTTCTGTATTATCGATGAAATTGACTCTATTTTAATCGATGAGGCTCGTACGCCGCTAATTATCTCAGGTCAAGCCGAAGATTCTTCACGTATGTACGCGCTGATTAATACCATTATCCCTGTGCTGATTCGCTCAAAAGACGAAGAGGCCAATAAGAATAATGAAGAAGAAGATTTCTGGATTGATGAAAAAAATCGTCAAATCGAAATCAGTGAAAAAGGCTATGAAAAAATTGAGCGCTTCTTAATCGAAGTCGGTGAGTTGGGTGAAAATGAAAGTTTATACAGCCCAAGCCGTTTGCCATTATTGGCTCACGTACAAGCTGCCATTCGCGCCCATCATGTATTTGTTAAAAACGTCCACTATATCGTCGATGATGGTGAAGTTGTTATCGTTGATGAAAACACGGGTCGTACCATGCCGGGTCGCCGTTGGTCAGAAGGTCTACATCAAGCGGTAGAAGCCAAAGAAAACGTCGAAATTCAAGCAGAAAACCAAACGCTTGCGACCACGACGTTCCAGAACTACTTCCGTTTGTATGAAAAATTATCAGGCATGACAGGTACCGCTGATACCGAAGCAGCAGAATTTAAATCAACTTATGACTTAGATGTCATCGTGATTCCAACGCACGAGCCGATTGCTCGTATCGATATGGATGACCAGATTTTCTTAACCAAGTTAGGTAAATACAAAGGTATCATTCGCGAAATCAAAGAGATTCAAGCCAAAGGTGCCCCAGTCTTGGTTGGTACGGCGACGATTGAAGCCAGTGAAGAGTTGTCTTACTTGCTCGATCAAGAAGGCGTCAAGCATAATGTCCTAAATGCCAAACAACACGAGCGTGAAGCCGAAATCATCGCGCAGGCGGGTAGTCCAAAGGCTGTGACGATCGCGACCAACATGGCAGGTCGTGGTACCGATATTATCCTTGGTGGTAACTGGCAGTCGTTTATCGAAGATATTGATTCGGTCAGTCCTGAAGAAATGGCGCGCCTAAAAGCAGAATGGCAAGTCAAGCATGACCAAGTGGTTGCGGCTGGCGGTTTGCATATCATTGGTTCTGAGCGCCATGAATCACGCCGTATCGATAACCAGCTACGGGGTCGTGCCGGTCGCCAAGGCGATCCTGGGATGTCGCGTTTCTTTTTATCGCTCGAAGATGACTTGATGCGTATCTTTGCTGGTGACCGCGTCGTAAATATGATGCGTGCCATGGGTCTGAAAGAAGATGAAGCCATTGAGCATAAAATGGTCTCAAAATCGATTGAAAATGCCCAAGGTAAAGTAGAAAGCCGTGATTTTGATGCGCGTAAAAATCTGTTGAAATATGATGATGTCGCCAACGAACAGCGTAAAGTGATCTATGGTCAGCGTGATGACTTGCTAGCAGAGATGGATTTGCTTGAAGCCATTGAGATTATGCACGAAGAAGTCTATAACGCCATGATTAACCAGTTTATTCCGCCAGGTTCTATCGATGACCAATGGAATATTGATGGCTTAGAAGACGAGCTTGAAAATGAATTTAAGATTGCGATGCCGATCAATGATTGGCTCGATGAAGATCGTCGCTTAGATGAAGAAGGCTTACGAGCCAAAATCATCCAAACAGCTATCGATCGCTATCATAGCCGCCGTGAGCAGATGGGCGAAAAAGATGCTGCCCAGCTTGAGCGTCACTTTATGCTACAGAGCTTAGACAAGCATTGGAAAGAGCATTTGACCCAAATGGATCAGCTGCGTAAAGGCATTCATCTGCGTGGTTATGCACAGAAAAACCCTGAGCAAGAATATAAGCGTGAATCATTTGAGCTGTTCCAAATGATGCTTGGCGCAATTAAATCTGAGACCGTTCAAGATTTATCACGTGTCCATATTCCGACCAAAGAAGAGCTAGAAGCGCTGGAAATACAGCAGCGTGAGAATGCTGCTCATATGCAAATGCAGTTCGAGCATAGTGATATTGATAACATGGATAGCGGTGCTGAAAAAGCCGCCGCGCAAAATCGCAATCTTGCTGGTAGTGCGGTCGCAGGTGCTATGGTAGGTAGCGGCAGTAATGCCAATGAGGCAGACCCATACGCTGGTATGAATATCAGTCGTAACGCCCCATGTCCTTGTGGTTCAGGCCTTAAGTACAAGCAATGTCATGGTAAAATATAG
- a CDS encoding PRC and DUF2382 domain-containing protein encodes MSQLIRLKDIQATHKDLIGDDYYDPTGKTAYGVNEEKIGKIEGALVEDTTGRIRYLIVDAGGWFSSKEVLVPAGLARIVGDDVFFDSLTKSQVDAMEVYDHDYQYSYKDQYQKDRQAFVADTVPVAERMEIADHAYDAPNTLELLEERLTVNKDRIVAGLVKVGKHIVTEERNVDVELEEEHANIQRTNVDRPTDRRIGDIDGNQTIEVELEAERARVGKDTYVSEEVNVGKTTERHTETIVETIQREELDIDRDGNVVDREGNIIDRDGITAEDVRRARGM; translated from the coding sequence ATGAGCCAACTAATTCGTTTAAAAGATATCCAAGCTACTCATAAAGATTTAATCGGTGATGATTATTATGACCCGACAGGTAAAACTGCTTACGGCGTCAATGAAGAAAAAATCGGTAAAATTGAAGGTGCATTAGTAGAAGACACCACTGGTCGCATTCGCTATTTGATCGTTGATGCTGGTGGCTGGTTCAGCTCAAAAGAAGTATTAGTACCAGCTGGCTTGGCACGTATCGTTGGTGATGACGTATTCTTTGACAGCTTGACCAAGTCTCAAGTCGATGCCATGGAAGTATATGACCATGATTATCAGTATAGCTATAAAGACCAGTATCAAAAGGATCGTCAAGCGTTTGTCGCTGATACTGTTCCAGTTGCAGAGCGTATGGAGATTGCAGACCATGCCTATGACGCACCAAACACACTAGAGCTACTAGAAGAGCGCTTGACCGTCAATAAAGATCGTATCGTGGCAGGTTTGGTTAAAGTTGGTAAGCATATAGTGACCGAAGAGCGCAATGTCGATGTTGAGCTAGAAGAAGAGCATGCTAATATCCAGCGTACTAACGTAGATCGTCCAACAGATCGCCGTATCGGTGACATTGATGGCAATCAAACCATTGAAGTTGAACTAGAGGCTGAACGTGCCCGCGTTGGTAAAGACACTTACGTATCTGAAGAAGTGAATGTCGGTAAAACCACTGAACGTCATACTGAAACTATCGTTGAGACTATCCAACGTGAAGAATTGGATATCGATCGCGATGGTAACGTAGTAGACCGCGAAGGTAACATAATCGACCGTGATGGTATTACTGCAGAAGACGTACGCCGCGCTCGTGGTATGTAA
- a CDS encoding YsnF/AvaK domain-containing protein, which translates to MTTNYEDSIQNDSFLQKGLHNKQVTPNAITAPIDTHNGTVANDISSNNIDKSNHNVGHLELLEERPVINKERLDVGKVTVTKHARTKTIDVPIELVEEYITIRTEYHDAKSQDLLSGNYDEKDILRHVEPSLDSKAVVTVNGKQIEIGDEPIEIVLSRQVATITKDTYAIQEIDINKTTHTHTDSIQVVLKHEELDVKEEGFLAHESSANPHK; encoded by the coding sequence ATGACTACCAATTACGAAGACAGCATCCAGAACGATAGCTTTCTACAAAAGGGTTTACATAACAAGCAAGTGACACCAAACGCTATAACTGCCCCAATTGATACTCATAATGGCACAGTAGCTAATGACATAAGCAGTAATAACATAGATAAGAGCAATCATAATGTTGGACACTTGGAGCTATTAGAAGAGCGTCCTGTCATCAATAAAGAGCGTTTAGATGTCGGTAAAGTAACGGTGACCAAGCACGCTCGCACTAAGACCATTGACGTGCCTATTGAGTTAGTAGAAGAATATATTACTATTCGCACTGAATACCACGATGCGAAAAGTCAGGACTTATTGTCAGGCAATTATGATGAAAAGGATATATTGCGCCATGTCGAGCCATCGTTAGATAGCAAGGCGGTTGTTACCGTAAATGGCAAACAGATCGAAATTGGTGATGAGCCGATTGAAATTGTCCTATCACGTCAAGTGGCTACCATTACTAAAGACACTTATGCTATCCAAGAAATCGATATCAATAAAACCACTCATACCCATACAGATAGTATCCAAGTAGTGCTTAAGCATGAAGAATTAGATGTGAAGGAAGAGGGATTTTTGGCACATGAGTCTAGTGCCAATCCTCATAAATAA
- a CDS encoding homoserine dehydrogenase: MSNSIKLAILGLGTVGTGVINLINDNLNELKRRSGRDIIITEVGTRRHRDDIDPNIMQNSDLMATAASDNVDIVVEVIGGTTLAKDVIMHAIRNGKHVVTANKALLAEHGNEIFAFAEEHNVHVAYEAAVAGGIPIIKVMREALAANKIDWLAGIINGTGNFIMTEMRDKGRPFADVLSEAQELGYAEADPTFDVEGIDAAHKLALLASIAFGIPLQFDKVYCEGITGITLQDVNYAEELGYRIKHLGFAVRRDGQGNDEASGIELRVHPTLIPQDALLANVNGVKNAVLVNSHPLGQTLYCGDGAGAGATASAVMADVMDLVRVLGSKDSNDESNSNQNNHGHHVPHLAFIPEQLSDTPILRAEQMITGYYLRVHAYDSPGVLADITRILSDAGINIDAILQKPAHKVGQVPVIILTLPVVESQMNLAIEKIEKLDTITDKVVRIRLDELA, from the coding sequence GTGAGTAATTCCATCAAACTAGCGATACTTGGTCTGGGCACCGTCGGAACGGGCGTGATCAATCTAATCAATGACAACTTAAATGAGCTAAAACGCCGTAGCGGACGCGACATTATCATTACCGAAGTTGGTACGCGCCGTCATCGTGATGATATTGATCCCAATATTATGCAAAACAGTGACTTGATGGCAACTGCTGCAAGCGACAATGTCGATATCGTCGTTGAGGTGATTGGCGGTACGACCCTTGCCAAAGACGTAATTATGCACGCCATTAGAAACGGCAAGCATGTGGTGACTGCAAATAAGGCGCTATTAGCGGAGCATGGCAACGAAATCTTTGCCTTTGCTGAAGAGCATAACGTCCATGTCGCTTATGAAGCAGCAGTCGCAGGCGGTATCCCCATTATTAAAGTCATGCGCGAAGCGCTCGCTGCTAATAAAATCGATTGGCTAGCAGGTATCATCAACGGTACTGGCAACTTTATCATGACCGAAATGCGTGACAAAGGTCGCCCGTTTGCAGACGTGTTGAGCGAAGCACAAGAATTGGGTTATGCAGAAGCAGATCCGACTTTTGATGTCGAAGGTATTGATGCGGCTCATAAACTGGCATTACTCGCCTCTATCGCCTTTGGTATTCCGCTGCAATTTGATAAGGTCTACTGTGAAGGCATCACTGGTATCACCTTACAAGACGTCAACTATGCGGAAGAGCTTGGCTACCGTATCAAGCATTTGGGCTTTGCCGTACGCCGTGATGGTCAAGGTAATGATGAGGCTTCTGGTATCGAGCTGCGCGTACACCCAACGCTAATTCCGCAGGATGCGTTACTGGCCAACGTCAATGGTGTAAAAAATGCGGTATTGGTCAACTCTCATCCGCTTGGACAGACGTTATATTGCGGTGATGGTGCTGGCGCTGGTGCGACGGCTTCTGCGGTGATGGCCGATGTAATGGATTTGGTGCGTGTTCTAGGTAGCAAAGACAGTAACGATGAAAGCAACAGTAATCAAAACAATCACGGTCACCATGTACCACATTTAGCATTTATCCCTGAGCAGCTATCAGACACGCCCATATTGCGCGCTGAGCAGATGATTACCGGTTATTATTTGCGTGTGCATGCTTATGACAGCCCTGGTGTGTTGGCAGATATTACTCGCATTCTAAGCGATGCTGGTATCAATATCGATGCGATTTTACAAAAACCTGCGCACAAAGTTGGTCAAGTTCCAGTTATTATCTTGACGCTGCCCGTGGTCGAAAGTCAGATGAATCTAGCCATCGAAAAAATTGAAAAATTAGATACCATTACTGATAAAGTAGTACGCATTCGCTTAGATGAGCTAGCATGA